A stretch of the Helicoverpa armigera isolate CAAS_96S chromosome 5, ASM3070526v1, whole genome shotgun sequence genome encodes the following:
- the LOC135116961 gene encoding LOW QUALITY PROTEIN: uncharacterized protein LOC135116961 (The sequence of the model RefSeq protein was modified relative to this genomic sequence to represent the inferred CDS: inserted 3 bases in 2 codons), which yields MPFGLKNAPSTFQKLMNTCLSGLQGSRCFVYLDDIVVYSPDLASHIQNLSAVFEKLRTYNLKLQPDKCEFLCKEVAYLGHLINNDGVQPNPEKIKAITEFPIPKSPKDVKSFLGLVSYYRRFIPDFSKLAKPLTSLLKKDASFKWHNEQQLAFETLQNKLTTSPILAYPDFSQPFLLTCDASNFAISAILSQGQIGKDRPIAFASRTLNKAECNYSVXRKECLAIIFGTKAFRPYLYGRKFTIVTDHKPLQWLLTVKXPGSRLVRWRLKLEEFDYNIIHKKGKINTNADALSRFPINPIDVPSPDSLPTSPNDLIDNPLEDPLLDLPSYIPFTFDDNELLNNDTNRKQDTIPESDTAHDAIPTHTEDSLPELIDLGPLDLSPQSIDINPNFDNIEIPSPTESNTKSEANDEDYSKFLKSISRKEFKTNTIITEHNENLLKCPYKTILIPTSIDLDESNPYISEILSTDKDKDEILNAEKELHSFLKINLENKDIYLIFTKVHHFDESSYPDIYNTLKRARNDIILDSSITDIATSDFKNPFDRHSYTKIYNILTYLFHDTPIRIHVYVNKIIYPTLSEIPKILRENHDIPIAGHLGSSRMYSRIKEQFYWKGMRSDIENYIKKCKSCQENKALRKLNRAPMEITTTSTAPFQRIALDIVGPLPESGTAKLKYILTIQDDLSKYSVAYPLRSTTAEESADCLIHFVSLGIPKSILTDQDKTTLGITLSSTNARSSRT from the exons ATGCCATTTGGCCTTAAAAATGCTCCTTCGACATTCCAAAAACTTATGAACACTTGCCTGTCTGGACTTCAAGGCTCTCGCTGCTTCGTGTATCTCGACGATATTGTCGTTTATTCCCCTGATTTAGCTAGTCACATTCAGAACTTATCCGCTGTATTCGAAAAACTTAGAACTTATAATCTTAAGCTTCAACCAGACAAATGCGAATTCTTATGCAAGGAGGTTGCATACCTAGGTCACTTAATAAATAACGATGGAGTGCAACCGAACCccgaaaaaataaaagctatcaCTGAATTCCCAATACCGAAGTCCCCCAAAGACGTAAAATCATTTCTGGGTCTTGTATCTTATTATAGACGATTTATTCCAGATTTTTCCAAACTCGCGAAACCCTTAACATCCCTTCTAAAAAAGGACGCATCTTTCAAATGGCATAACGAACAACAACTCGCTTTtgaaacattacaaaacaaattaaccaCTTCACCGATATTAGCATATCCCGATTTTTCACAGCCCTTTCTATTAACATGTGACGCCTCTAACTTCGCCATATCCGCAATCCTTTCTCAGGGTCAGATCGGTAAGGATCGGCCTATTGCTTTTGCTTCCCGCACTCTTAACAAAGCTGAATGCAATTATAGCG ACAGAAAAGAATGTCTCGCTATTATTTTCGGCACGAAAGCCTTTCGACCATATCTCTATGGCCGTAAATTCACTATCGTAACAGACCACAAACCACTTCAATGGCTTTTAACTGTAAA ACCCGGATCTAGACTAGTTCGTTGGCGCCTAAAACTAGAGGAATTCGATTATAATATAATCCATAAGAAAGGAAAAATTAATACCAATGCTGACGCTCTGTCCCGATTCCCAATTAATCCAATAGATGTACCATCTCCCGACTCTTTACCTACAAGCCCTAATGATTTAATCGATAACCCTTTGGAAGACCCCCTCTTAGATCTACCCTCTTATATACCGTTCACATTCGATGATAATGAATTATTAAACAACGACACTAATCGTAAACAGGATACTATTCCCGAGTCTGATACTGCTCATGACGCTATCCCTACTCATACTGAAGACAGTTTACCAGAACTTATAGACCTAGGACCACTTGACCTTAGCCCACAGAGTATTGATATAAACCCCAATTTTGATAACATCGAAATACCTTCGCCAACAGAATCTAACACTAAATCAGAAGCAAACGACGAAGACTATTCCAAATTTTTGAAATCAATATCGCgtaaagaatttaaaacaaataccaTTATAACTGAACATAACGAAAACTTACTCAAATGCccttataaaactatattaataCCCACTTCAATCGACTTAGACGAATCAAACCCGTACATCTCTGAAATACTCTCTACTGATAAAGACAAAGACGAAATTCTTAACGCTGAAAAAGAGCTCCATTCCTTcctgaaaataaacttagaaaataaagatatttaccTAATTTTTACTAAAGTTCACCATTTCGACGAATCATCTTATCCTGATATATACAACACCCTGAAACGAGCGAGAAATGACATCATACTAGACTCATCGATCACAGATATAGCTACCTCTGACTTCAAAAACCCTTTCGACCGACATTCCTACACTAAAATCTACAATATTTTGACTTACCTGTTTCACGACACTCCAATCCGCATACAcgtttacgtaaataaaataatttatcctaCATTGAGTGAAATACCCAAAATACTAAGGGAAAACCACGATATTCCAATCGCCGGGCACTTAGGCTCATCACGAATGTATTCTAGGAttaaagaacaattttattgGAAGGGAATGAGAAGTGACATAGAAAACTATATCAAGAAATGCAAATCCTGTCAAGAAAATAAAGCCCTTAGGAAACTTAATCGCGCCCCTATGGAAATAACCACTACTTCCACTGCACCATTTCAAAGAATAGCATTAGACATAGTAGGACCCCTACCTGAATCTGGTACAGCAAAGCTGAAATATATACTCACCATACAGGATGATTTATCAAAATACTCTGTCGCTTATCCGCTACGCAGCACAACAGCTGAAGAATCAGCTGATTGTTTAATCCATTTCGTCTCTCTCGGTATTCCTAAATCAATACTTACCGATCAAG ATAAAACTACTCTGGGCATCACCCTATCATCCACAAACGCAAGGAGCTCTCGAACGTAG